Proteins from a single region of Gossypium arboreum isolate Shixiya-1 chromosome 1, ASM2569848v2, whole genome shotgun sequence:
- the LOC108461791 gene encoding uncharacterized protein LOC108461791, with amino-acid sequence MICNFVKNEVVKLFKMPLTLNSSVLAHKKYEPFLNKSIDHYDQMALVVDKDMAIGSFVRTFADIDLDDGNQDSLLVDCDNEEVRTNVSSSGTFKCKRKNTQESVIDEQIKFVGKKLGKIDNALEQLTMNKTLYPYEEVMSMEVERFDDNFLCSVFDYLIGRDSEAKAFLAKSTKHRKI; translated from the exons ATGAtttgcaattttgtaaaaaacgAAGTAGTAAAACTATTCAAAATGCCATTGACATTAAATTCTTCAGTTTTG GCacacaagaagtatgaaccatttttgaataaaagcattGATCATTATGATCAAATGGCTTTGGTTGTTGACAAAGATATGGCAATAGGGAGTTTTGTTAGAACATTTGCTGACATAGACTTGGATGATGGTAACCAAGATTCATTGCTTGTAGACTGCGACAATGAGGAGGTAAGAACAAATGTATCTTCATCTGGCACAtttaaatgtaaaagaaaaaatacTCAAGAAAGTGTCATtgatgaacaaattaaatttgTGGGTAAAAAACTTGGTAAGATTGATAATGCATTGGAACAATTAACTATGAATAAGACACTATATCCTTACGAAGAAGTGATGTCGATGGAGGTGGAAAGATTTGATGACAACTTTCTTTGTAGTGTATTTGATTATCTTATAGGTCGTGATTCCGAGGCTAAAGCTTTCTTAGCCAAAAGCACGAAGCATAGAAAAATTTAG